Genomic window (Candidatus Margulisiibacteriota bacterium):
GCTCCGCCAACAAGAGCGCCATCAATATCTGGCAATGAAAGAAGCCCTTCAGCATTATCAGGTTTTACGCTTCCCCCATATTGTATGATTACTCCATCTGCGATTTCAGCATTATACATGGACTTAATTTTTGATCGGATATAAGCATGAGTTTCCTGAGCCTGCTCATTAGTCGCAACTTTACCAGTACCAATAGCCCAGACCGGTTCATAGGCAATAACAATTTTTTTCATATCATCCGCACTTATATCGGCTAATCCACCGGTTAACTGTGTATCAAGAACAGTAAATGTTTTATTGTTTTCTCGCTCTTCCAATGTCTCGCCAATACATACTATCGGTTTCAACCCTTTTTTCAGCGCCTGTTTTAGTCTCAGGTTCACGGTCTCATCAGTTTCGCCAAAGTATTGTCGTCGTTCACTGTGTCCAATGATTACAAATTCGACACCGGAAGATAACAACATATCAGCAGAAATCTCACCAGTGAATGCACCGGAATCTTTCCAATAAAGGTTTTGCGCCCCTAATTTAAGCGCAGATCCGGAAACCGCCTTCTTTGCAGATTCCAGACATACAAACGTTGGACAAATAACGATATCACAATTTTCAGTTCCAGTTAGCTTTCCTTTAATACCGTTAATAAGTTCGACGGCCTCATCAATCGTCTTATTCATCTTCCAATTACCTGCTATCATAATTTTTCTCATAGTTATCCCTTCCTTTTAAATATTTATTATTATTTATCCAAATAATGGAGAAATTATCAAAGAAAAAACAAACATTACTTTAATAAGCACATCAATAGATGGCGCGATGGCATCTTTAATCGGTGTACCCAACATACTTGCTATCGTAGAAGATTGGTATGTAGGAGTTCCGACACCGCCAAAATTGCCTGCTTCAATATACTTTTTAACGTTATAGAGCAATCCGCCTGTATTCGTAAAAATGATCACAAGAAGCAACCCGGATACTAACGATCCCAACAGAAACACAAAAAGCATAGCTTTACCATAGACTAACCCAATGACCAAGGGAAACAACAAGGAAAACGCAGAAGGAGCAAAAGTATAGACTTGAGCTTTCCTTAAAACGTTCTTTACAAGACTCTTTATATCGGGAGTTGTCTTATTCTCCATTAAATACGGTATATTTTTTAATTGACCGTATGATTGCTGATATGCCTTGATCGAAGTAGCATTAATTCCTTTTATTATAAAGTATGCAAACAAGTATGGAACGAGTGCGCCGATTATTACAAATACGGCAACATAATCATATCTCATTGAAAAAGAATCTTTTAATTGTAATCCCAAAACCAACAGAATTATAAGTGATGATAAGAAGGATATAATAGAAGAATACCCCAGGCTGACACTATGTGTTGTATCACCAAAACTATCCAGCTTATTGTATTCCCTTACGAGCTCATTAGAGGACTGTCCCATTGAATTCAAAACTTTAGCGTTGTTAATTATAGCTGAATAGACATGCCCTGCAATAATGGTCCCCACAATTGACAGCATCCCGACCCCGGACAAACCGATTGCAAAAGTACCTCCAACCATATTAGCCAGATAGATAACGATCCCTATAGATATGATCGGAATAAACATACTTTTCATTCCAACACGAAACCCGCCTAGAATTGTGTTAACCGGACTATATTGTGATTTTTCTGCAATATCTTTAACCGGTGCATTAGCACTTGAACCATAATATTCAGAGACAATACTAACTATTATTGCACCGATTAAACCCAGAATAACCGACCAGAACACGGAGTACTGATTATTAATTGATATCTTAGTAAGTATTTGCAGCGGGTACATATAATTAACAAGAAAAACCGTTGCCGCGGTTATAATTATAGTTAAATACATTCCCCAGATTATTTTCTGCAGCGGTGTATATGAAAACTGCACAAGACTAAAAGCTATGCCCAAAATTACAGCAAGAATCCCAACACCAAAAAGAATAAATGGGTAATTGATTAACTGTTGAGAAAGAGGCTTCGAAATCTGTTTAAGGGTCGAAAACTGATTAATGACCATTATCGTACCGATAAGAGAAAAAAGATAAGACATTATCATCGATGATATCCGACCACCAACAGAAACAGTACATACCGAGACTCGTTCACCCCAAACAGAAGGATTTCGTTCGTCATTTTCTTTTAATTTATCTGACTCTTTTTTTACAATTTGCGATCCGATTTCAAAGGCTTTTGAAAAAATCCCACCATTGATTTGAGAAAAAACTGCGACCAGACTGCTGCCTAACGCGTAGTGTACCAGGAAGTCTACACCGAAAACACTATAAATGAACAAAACGCCTAGAAAACTTAAGCAAACAGACATAATGCCAACAGTTGCAGCCCCCATGAAAGCTTGATTGAAAATAGTTTTTCCAACCTGCTGCATAATCATTTTTTTCTGTGTGTTTAAAGTAATAAATGTAGCTAAATATATAACAAGAGCAGTAATAATGATACCAGCAATAAAAGCAAACGGAACTTGCCAGGAAATGCTATTATAAAAGCCATAGTAAATGCTTGTGAGTAGCAGAGCAAAAAAAATGCAATAATAGGAAAAAGAATAAACTTGCCAGGTATGGTAAACATTTATTCCGTCTCTTATTAATTCTATTTTATTTAAGAGTGAAACATTTCGTGAATAAGGTTTTGTGCTTGAGAAATAAAAGTAAGCAGCGACAGCCAAACCAATCAGACAACAAGTAAGTGAAAAAATAATTACCATTTATTCCTCCAATTTGTGGAACAGTAAAACTTATAACATATGAACTAAATTACCGTCAAGAATAAAGAAAAAACCACTCACAAAGAAAATCCCCACCCGAAGGTGGGGATTATTAAAATTAATCAGGGGGATGCTTTACATCATACCGCCCATTCCACCCATGCCACCTGGCATGCCGCCCATTCCAGCTTCACCCATAGATGACTTTTCATCTGGTTTTTCAGCTATTAACACTTCAGTCGTTAATAACATAGCAGCAATACTTGCAGCATTTTGAAGAGCAGAACGTGTAACCTTCACAGGATCCACAATTCCAACGCTCTCCATATCGACATACTCAAATGTTTGAGCATTAAAACCGATTCCAGGCTTTTCATTTTTGAGTCTTTCTATAACGACAGATCCTTCATAACCTGCGTTATTTACAATCTGCTTCAAAGGAGCTTCTAGTGATTTTCTAACGATTGAAGCACCGATCTTTTCATCACCTGTTAAGGTTTCTTCAAGCTTTTCAATCGCAGGGATCACATTCACAAGAGTTACACCGCCTCCAGGAACAATACCTTCTTCAACAGCAGCTCTTGTTGCTGATAAAGCATCTTCGATTCTGTGTTTCTTCTCTTTAAGTTCTGTTTCAGTTGCTGCCCCTGCTTTAATAACTGCAACACCGCCAGCTAATTTAGCAAGTCTTTCCTGAAGCTTTTCTTTATCATAATCGGAATCAGATAGCTGTATTTCATTTTTAATCTGAGCGATTCTCTTTTGCAATTCATCTTTCGAACCGGCCCCTTCTACGATTGTGGTTAACTCTTTAGTAATTTTTACTTTTTTTGCTCTGCCTAAGCTTTGAAGTTCTACGCTTTCAAGGGTAAGCCCTTTATCTTCAGTGACCACGATTCCTCCGGTAAGAATTGCAAGGTCCTCAAGCATTTCTTTCCTTCTATCGCCAAATCCTGGAGCTTTTACTGCAACACAGTTAATTGTTCCGCGTAGTTTATTAACAACGATAGTTGCTAAAGCTTCGCCTTCAACATCTTCTGCAATTATTAGCAAAGGTGCTCCGGTTTGAACAACTTTTTCAAGAACTGGAAGAAGATCTTTGATATTCGAAATCTTCTTGTCAGTGAGTAGAATTAAAGCATTATCAAGAATTGCTTCCATTCTGTCTCTATCGGTAATCATGTAAGGAGATGCATATCCTTTGTCAAATTGCATACCTTCAACGATTTCAAGTGAAGTCTCAATACCTTTTGATTCTTCTACAGTGATAACCCCGTCTTTTCCAACTTTGTCCATTGCATCAGCAATGAGTTTACCGATGGTTTCGTCATTGTTAGCTGATATTGCAGCTACCTGAGCAATTGATTCTTTGCTTTCCACTTGTTTTGCTACTTTTTTGATCTCTTTGACTGCTTCTTCTACAGCTTTTTCTATTCCTTTTTTAATTGCCATTGGATGAGCGCCCGATACAACATATTTAAGTCCCTGTTTGAATATTGCCTGACCTAAAATTGTAGCAGTTGTTGTTCCATCTCCGGCAACATCATTAGTTTTTGAAGCTACTTCTTTAAGTAGTTGAGCTCCCATGTTTTCAAACGGATCTTCGAGTTCTATCTCTTTCGCGATAGTTACTCCGTCATTCGTTATTGTTGGTGAACCCCATTTTTTTTCGATAACAACATTGTGGCCACGTGGCCCAAGTGTGATTTTTACAGCATCAGCAACTTTACTGACACCAGCTTCTAAAGCACGCCATGCATTTTCATCAAATATTATTTGTTTTGCTGCCATTACTATCTACCCTCCTTGAGATTTTCTTTTTGGTATAAACAATTATTTCTTAGCTAAAATATCTCTTTCATTCAAAACTATATAATCCTTACCTTCGATAACAACTTCAGTCCCGCCGTATTTTGCATAAAGTACAACGTCCCCTTCAGCTACATCAACCGGTATTCTTTGGCCTTCATCAGTTACTCTACCTGGTCCGACTGCTACTACTTTGCCTTCTTGCGGCTTCTCTTTAGCGCTATCAGGAAGTACAATACCTCCTTTTGTTATTTTCTCTGCTTCTACTGGTTGAATAACAACTCTATCTCCTAAAGGTTTAATCATAAAAACATTCCCTCCTTTCAAAATTATGAATACAAACTTGATCCACTATCTTTAGCACTCTCACAATTAGAGTGCTAACAGGAAATAATACTACAATGAACTAGCCTTTTCATCAATAGGCAATTTTTAAATTTATAGGAACATACAGGATATTTACTCCGAAGACGAATATTTATCAATAAATATGTCAAATTTATCTCTCTATTTCTTTGTTATTCTCTTATATTCTTAAAACTATATTTTATAAAAAGACAAAATTATCCCTTAATTACCATGAAACACCTTAACTACCCTTTTAGAAAAAAAATTAAATAATATCAAATAAATTAAATCTTAGACACATCTATGGAAAAGCTTATCAGATAACAACGAAAGTTATTAATCCGATTATCTTTTGGGATCTTTTTGTTGGTAGTAACATACAAAAAAACATGGCTCTCGAAAAAAGAAACCATGTTTAAATAAAGTATATTATAAAGGGAAATATTTCTTAAGCGACACTATTATTGGAGTCAGAGTTTTCATCGCCTTCAGGAGATAATCCTAATGCTTGATTAAGAATTTTGCTGAGCTCACGAGCCATAACTTTTGGAACTTTAATAGTAAAAAACTCTTCGGCTTCGCTTTTTGCTTCATCTTTTAGCCAATGATTTTTTTCTGACATATATTTAAAGGCAGACTTATTAACTTTTCTTGCTACTTTCCCTGTGCTTTTCGATATGGCTTTTCTCATATCTTCAATTATGTCTTTCTCGTTTTTAATTATTTCTTCGCTATTATCAACCATTTCAGAGGTATCAACATCACTTGCAATGCTATCCTCTTCAACTTTATTTTTTTTGTCAGATTCTTTTTTCAGTATAGTACCGACTTCTACTGCAGATGCAATTAGCAAGCCTTGGGTTGATTCCATTTCCGGCACGTTTTTTATAGTTGAGTTATTGAGTAAGGTCTTATCGTCTAAAATAGCCCCCTCAGCTTGAGGTAAATCTTTTTCCAGTAACTGATCGTTTTTTTTATTGAATCTATCATAATTATTATAATTAACACCAAAAGAATTCATAGGACCTGTCTGCATAATAATCCTCCTCAATTTAAAAACTCCCGATAGTAGTATTGTTCCATCAATAAGCTGATTCTAAACATATTGTTTTCTTATTGAAAAAAGATTAATTATTTGAGGTTAAGCGTGATCAGTATATAATTTTTTTCTGATAATCCTTGTTGGTACAATATTGGGCTGTAATAATGATAAAACTTCGTTTGGCCGGATATTGATCTCATTCCCTGCTTTTACCTCGAAATTAATTGACTCCGGGGAAAAACTGCAATGATAAAGATATTCTTTTAAATCTATTTCCCTGGTCTTTTTCTTTGACTTTTTTTGATATATTAATGTATTTTGAGAAAGCATACTATTTAAATAGCTGCCGTCAACTTCGTCACGGTAATAAGCGACGTATGCCGCAGCAGTAATTTGAGTACTCAAGGAACTAGATTCGATATCAAGAAAACATTTAATAATAGAAATTCCAGTCGGGAGCGCTTGATTTAATTTTGACTTTATAGTTTCAGGCGAAATATGAGCAGAGAGCTCTAACGATGCTAATTCGAGCTCCCCTTCAATACTTACAGGCAGAGGCAAAGCAAAAGACATCTTAATCCTTGGATTAAACCCGGCAGAATATTGCAAAGGAAGATCTGAGCGTCTGAGTGCCCGTTCAAATGTCCGCATCAAGTCCAGATGAGAAATGTAACGCACTTCATAACCTTTAGAAAAAACCAAATTGTACTTCATTAACATACTCCGCATTTCTTACAATTTTGACTGCAAATATCCGTTGTTTCACCACGTGATGATTTC
Coding sequences:
- a CDS encoding triose-phosphate isomerase, with translation MRKIMIAGNWKMNKTIDEAVELINGIKGKLTGTENCDIVICPTFVCLESAKKAVSGSALKLGAQNLYWKDSGAFTGEISADMLLSSGVEFVIIGHSERRQYFGETDETVNLRLKQALKKGLKPIVCIGETLEERENNKTFTVLDTQLTGGLADISADDMKKIVIAYEPVWAIGTGKVATNEQAQETHAYIRSKIKSMYNAEIADGVIIQYGGSVKPDNAEGLLSLPDIDGALVGGASLKVEDFVGIINGAK
- a CDS encoding co-chaperone GroES, producing MIKPLGDRVVIQPVEAEKITKGGIVLPDSAKEKPQEGKVVAVGPGRVTDEGQRIPVDVAEGDVVLYAKYGGTEVVIEGKDYIVLNERDILAKK
- the groL gene encoding chaperonin GroEL, which produces MAAKQIIFDENAWRALEAGVSKVADAVKITLGPRGHNVVIEKKWGSPTITNDGVTIAKEIELEDPFENMGAQLLKEVASKTNDVAGDGTTTATILGQAIFKQGLKYVVSGAHPMAIKKGIEKAVEEAVKEIKKVAKQVESKESIAQVAAISANNDETIGKLIADAMDKVGKDGVITVEESKGIETSLEIVEGMQFDKGYASPYMITDRDRMEAILDNALILLTDKKISNIKDLLPVLEKVVQTGAPLLIIAEDVEGEALATIVVNKLRGTINCVAVKAPGFGDRRKEMLEDLAILTGGIVVTEDKGLTLESVELQSLGRAKKVKITKELTTIVEGAGSKDELQKRIAQIKNEIQLSDSDYDKEKLQERLAKLAGGVAVIKAGAATETELKEKKHRIEDALSATRAAVEEGIVPGGGVTLVNVIPAIEKLEETLTGDEKIGASIVRKSLEAPLKQIVNNAGYEGSVVIERLKNEKPGIGFNAQTFEYVDMESVGIVDPVKVTRSALQNAASIAAMLLTTEVLIAEKPDEKSSMGEAGMGGMPGGMGGMGGMM